The genomic DNA ACGCTACTGTACAGATTAACAAGTGAATTTTGCAGACTTTCAAAAAGTTCGCAACTTTAAACTGCTCGACGCACTGTGTACATACAGACTGTTTACTTAGATTTCAACTCTTTGTGAACCGAGTCTAAACACAGTTAAGTCTTTCAGTTTTTTTCGACATGTTTCGTCCTATAACACCATTGTCTGACAAGGACATGGAAGGAGCAGATGTCGAAAACATGGATTTTATTTTACCGAATGCTGTGCCGAACTTTGACGATGTCCTTGATATTGGACTTTCGTCACAAGTCGGGCGCGCTGCCGGTTGTTTTAATCCATGTGgaggagaggaggaggaggatgtTTATCCAACACTTACTGAGGCGAAACGCCAAAAAGGTAAGATGCAAGTTAAAGCAAAAAGTCTGAATTTCATGTTGATAAGTTTACATACAGTTATTTTGTTGGTAATGCACGTGTACATGTAACGTTAGACACACCAGGTGGTGTTCGTGTACTTGACATTTTACTCGCCGTTTTTCTTGGCCGGCGGAATACCCAGACAAAGTTGGACTCGTTTAACAAAAAGCGACCGAAATTAATAAAACTTCCCGGAAATTTAAGATAAGAATTACGCCGTATGATTGTTTTAATATCCCTCACGAAAATTAAGCATGGGTTTTATcgtgattactattagcaaaaccatggtaatTTTGTGGTAACAattgttttactacagtaccgttaaccatgttttttggttgtaaatgtagtaaaaccatgctTCATTTTCATAAGGGATGTATAACATAATAAATAGTTAGCAGTAGATCATACTACTGTTATTATCAAGACTGCAAATGTGATGTTCATTTACGGAAGCCGAGGtgtactatttttatttttgcttgcttgttttcaaatgatcacgacttaatttctcattatcttaacaaaagttgtattcttgttATGGGATTAAAGCTTATGTGTACTTGATATATGTACGTgaacgtgttgttttgtttttgtagacAGCAAaggtatatttttgtaaattagcatGAATGAACAAATTTGATTTTACTCGTATGTGGTTGACAATTTGAGAGTGGTGGATTTAGGGACCGTCTCTAAAGTTACGCCTTAATATACACGTTTCTActttttacagcatttaaatggaatgacttttagtcaacaaacagtcacaaacacaAATGTGTTCATATGGTTGTCAGCTATAATGTacacttttacttttttatatatatattaatataaactgttaaatactattgaagaaGGAAACGTGTGCATTAttactttagagatggtccctaaattcacgcaCATTATGGGATGGTTTCCAGGGCAGAGATTattttaaaccaggactaggccttaatttatttagaaaatataactagttttaacgaACATGCCtcactaaaacattacttgtgtgcattttgaggcaaaacaaagggccctgatgtattttaagatatgtcagtgcaagttgttttcagtttggacagctcacATTTATTAAAGTCTcagactagtctaatccctgtccgggaaactgccccaatcattcaactttatttatttattagtctATCTACAATTTTTACATCAgcagttcactttaaaatacactatatattatggacaggaaattacattatgacatttggattgTCAGGATAACAAgtttttgttatctcgagatcaccAGAAAATTAAATCATGAttacgagaaaacaagcaagcaaaaataataataatgcatggCCTCTCTCAGCTTCCATacaatttagacaaaaataaaaatagtaatgCAAGGTCGGCGACACCAAAGCTCCAAAagtatcaaaaatatttattatttaaaaacagtgCATGGCATCAGGTTGTGTTTCGAGCACGCAGGCTCTTCATCAGACAAATTAACCCAGCTGATAAACCACTATTTATAGACTTACCCACAGGTAATTAGGTGTCACATGATCATACCACATTCATAAATGTTCATGTACATTTAATGTATTTTGTCATTGATAATTTCTTCTTGTGattgtaatatttttttgtgaatgtGGTATGATCATGtgcagtgtttccgctatatacattcaacCGTGGCAGGCCGCCACGCCCAAAACATCCCCACCACGCCTGCGGTTATgtatagaagggatacagcaaacgaaatctcgccggatgagcactgttttatcctaatccttcacccaaacccaactctaaacacaaaatgtcacaggattgtaggatgtatttgtatctcatttagccagagccgctgtttttatcctaaaaatcctacctccaaatctaattGTAAACTTTTCAGCATtttctgtatcccttctagacgaaacccacggcggcagctcgcaaaataaataaagctaccgaaatgtccgccctgccagactggctgttttaaagaaataaattcctttctggattcgcgttgttcactcatttataataaataaatctcctatATAATCATTTCCCccatgggtttagtttcatgcacaaatagatttaaatcaacagatgatgataagctacgtctctgttttgagaaataataataaaataaataagcctacacgAAATATGTTATAATTATCAGATTGACAatttaaaaagtatttgagtttctgttctttttttgtgacgtgctgttaaaccaaagcagcagaaagcacgtttttaatgattttaaataagcacaaggttttctccttattttgagtttacacacaaaaaaaatttagttttcgaatgttattttacttttatctgtatGGCAATAAATTAAGGGTAATTTAAGTTGCAAGGTCATCACGCGTATGCTTTTCACATGCGCATATACACGGAGCTgggctgcgagaaaagacatgattaaactttcgatttaacatattacaagttttttggacattcatttggaatcactgtactcatattatcaacttatcaggcctttagttattcagaatataggctataaaCGCAGCGCGTCTTCTGTGCTTTAGAtcgaccctcacaaagtttcacatgaaatgataagatgtttgttcaaaaacaaaaggctaaacACTGAATACTACTTAAAtgcgactgcaagacattaGTAGTCGAATCTGTTTTGAAGGAAACTtacgtattttttaagaaaatacagtttagatcaaacatagaaaagcagtatgctataaatataaggaaacgtaaatgacagcatgaaaatgataaaaaatacatgttagtttactgtagcctatattctacataaaaaaaaataatgtacatttataatcatcatgggcgccccctgccgccacagctggaaaaaatcctagaggaaacactgatGTGACACCTAATTACCTGTGGGTAAGTCTATAAATAGTGGTTTATCAGCTGGGTTAATTTGTCTGATGAAGAGCCTGCGTGCTCGAAACATAACCTGATGCCATGcacagtttttaaataataaatatttttgatactTTTGGAGCTTTGGTGTCGCCGACCTTGCATTACTATACTACTACGTTTTTTTGGTTGAGCACCCAATTTAAATTGATGTGCGTGCTTTAGCCTGCTTattgacaaaaataaaaataaaatgatgatTTCAAATGAAGGCATTAATTTATTGAATTGTAATTGCAGTGTTTGGAAGAGAGATGGATTCATTCCTACCGAATGCTGTGTTGACCTGTGACTATGTCCCTGATAACGGACTTTCGTCTGAGGTCGGCTGCGCTGCCGGTGGATTGAATCCAAGTGGAGGAGTAGAGGAGAAAATCCCAACAAGTAAGATGAAAATGAAAGCAAAATGTGGCTTTAATGCTGATAAGTTTACATACATTATTCTTAATGCACGTGCACAGATACACTCTAGGTGGTGCTTGTGTACTTTTTACCTCATTTTACTTTTTCCTTTGGCACATGATATCACTTCTCACTTCAGCATTTGCCAATACAGAAACCCAAATTTTGACATACAGTTGACATATTGTATACAGTTGAATAAACAATACATTGACTTTAAGTGACAAGTTTTAGACACATATTGATCACTTCAGTTAAAGCATTAATTTCATAACATTATTTATTGAATTGCAGTGTTGGGATGGAGATGTGATGATGACGGAATGGATTTTGTCCTTCCAAGTGCTGTCCTTGACATTGTCCCGAACAACGGACATTTGTTAGACAGACACGCCGGTAGTGCACATCCACGAGGAGGAGTAAAGGAGTTTACTCCTGCATTTGAGGAGGCGAACAGCCCCAAAGGTCAGATGGAAATTTTGTGTTCTTGACAATCTTTAAATCTGTGCCCTGTTTgtttcttaaaagttttgttggCCCTTGCAGATACTGATATCTTATCTTCTAGTGTGTTTTAAACTCttattttaacagcattatTAATCCAATAATCATTGCTGTATTTTCAGGAATTTATTATAAAGATTAGATACTCAATTACATATTTGATTAAATAATATCTGGGTGGACAGtttgttaaatgtgtttgttaaatgtgtttgttaagtaTTATCACTGACCACGGTTCTTTGTCATTCTCttttgtaataataatacattttctaataatttatctttttttgtgtgtgtgtagaaaaatgcatgaaaaaaatcttgaactcaATAAAGAAGGGATGGAATAATGTTATGCACCCATGCCTTCAGAATGATAAGGTGGAAACACTGATTCCTTCAGAGGTTTGTTACATCATTACATTTTACAACTATCTGTCCATTTATAGACATGTTTCCATCCAGGTTTTGTTTTCGACCAAGAGAATATGCGTAAATAAGGTTTTCAGTTCAAATGTTGATAAAATGGTGTCCGTGGTGATGTCACGAATGATAAAAGCGTATGTTTTTGTgcatcacaaaaaaactctgacCTTGAGCAAATTATTTACCTAATTTCTCTAATGCTATTACAATAAAAGCTTAGCCAGGTCGAGTCTGATGTTTGTGGTCTctgtaatttaaaataaatgtgctttcACCAAAGGGACCCGATTATGAGaagaaaaaatgtaatatttaaagATTAATAAACATGAATCATCTTCTGGATAAGTGattgacatttcagcacttcaTGAAGTGAGAGCGGCTTAAGTTTAAGTTCAGTGCAGCTTGCGTATCCTGCGTATAGGGAGGATCGACTCTGGTGGCgcaaatcaaaacagaaagttTCAGGCTACAATAAGAGCGCCCAATGTTTGCTGTTATGCGCGTGATGATCTatcatgtgacatcacatttttgtgtGTTAAAGCTATTTTTTGACAAAGTgtatccaaaatattttttgaggTATTGACATTGCGTTTATGTGCTAAAGCTTTTTTGCTAAAAAGCCttggatggaaacatggcttCTAAACATGGCTAGAaacatttatctgtctgtctgtttgtctgacCCACCTCTGGTCTTCTCCACAGCTTAATGCAGAAGCTATTCCTAATCTAAAGGATGATGCTGGTCTGGGGAGCTCTGAATTAAACACTGAAATCAAACCAGACAAACGAAAGGCTTTCTTTGGCTGTCTCTGGAGGGGCAAGGTGGAGTCAATGCCGACTCCACAGCTTAAAGCCGATCCAGCTATCCCTGATGTTAGGGAAGTTGTTGATCCGGCATCTCAGTCAAAGGCCGACGTTAGTCCgaagaaacagaaacaaaaGGCTTCAAAGAGCCGCAAATGTAACCTCCAGGGAGAAAAAGTGACTGTTGTGCCAACTCAACAGCCCAAGGCTATTTCAGATATTCCTGTTGGGATGGATGTTCCTGCTCTGGCCAGCCCCCAATCAAAAACAAAGATTCATCCGGATAGTTGCAAGACATTGAAGCAACGCATCTTTGGATGCTTCCGGAGGGGCAAAGTGGAGTCAATGCCGACTTCACAGATTGAAGTCGATCCAGCTATCCCTGATGCCAGGGAAGTTGTTGATCAGGCAGATTCTCAATCAAAGATTGTTggcttaaagaaaaaacaaaaaaaggctTCAAAGAGCCGCTTATTTCACAACCCTTGgagaaaaaaagggaaaaaagatGCCGATCCAGCTATTCCTGATGCCATGGATGGTGCGGATCTGGCCAGTTTTGATGGCATCGCTGCAGCCAATGCCAGGCTACAGAAGATAGGTGCCATTCCAGCTAATATCGGGTTAAAAGGTGGTGGAAATCCCGACCCAAATAAAGCTACTAGGTTAAAAGAGGATAAAGCTGTCAGGCCAAAAGCTCTTGCAAATCCCAGAAATCCTGGGCAAGAAGATAAGCAAGTTGTCAGGCCAAAAGTTCCCAGAAATCCTGGCCCAGAAGttaatcaaaatatctttcaaCGAGCTATTAAAACACTAAACAAGACAGAACAAGTTGATCCAGTGCCTAAAGGTGAGTGTACTGACTTCATTAGTCctagggtgggttgcaccaataTGTGAAATGGTTTCTTCATCATATTCTTCTGTACCTGGAAATGTATGCCGTACCGTTTATTTGTGGGTATATACGTGTTAACATGTACTGTAACCTTATTATTTTTCTGTCTGGTTTTCAGAAACTTTTCATTCTAAATATCAACTCTTAGAGAATAAAGTGCTTGGGCAAGGTGGCTCTGGCAAAGTGTACAGAGGGATCCGTAAATCGGATGGCACTCCGGTAATGCACTAATCGAACACAATGTTTGCTGAAATTTTTATGTCCACTTGATCTAAACGATTTAAAGTTATGTGTGCAGTGTCAGGTGAGCCGCTTCAGTCAGCTCAAGAGAAATTAACTTCTGTTGTTTTTTCTCTTTACAGGTTGCCATCAAGCGAATATACAAACGAGAGACTGAAAGATATCTTAAGAGTGTAAGTTGTCAATAAATTTAATGAAGTAAACTAGACATAAAATAGACAGTATAGCGATTACACACCAATAcaatattttagttttatctAATTTACCATTTTTTTCCCAGCCTGGACACCCCGAACCGCTCATTACAGAAGTGGCGCTGATGGTTAAGTTAAGCAATGGGCCCTTCTGCCCCAATGTCATAAAGATGTATGATTGGTATGAGACGAGACAATTTTACAATCTCGTTTTGGAGTACCCTCTGCACAGCGTATCCTTGAGGCGTTTTGTTACTCGTCAAAAAAAACTAAGGGAACATACAGCAAAACGTCTCATGCGTCAGGCGGTACTGGCAGTGGAACACTGTCTGGATAATGGAGTTTTCCATACAGACCTCCATGCCAGGAACTTCTTGGTGCAGAAATCAACAATGACCCTGAAGGTTATTGACTTTGGACTTGGACATTATCTGAAGAATGATGGCTATAGGTCCTACGACTTTATAGGTGagctgaatttttttatatagcgGAGTATTGAAACCTGCTGTCAGTGCAGGGTCATCTTTTACAAAATGACTCAACATGATGTTTTGTGTACAGGAGCTCCATGTTGCACGCCGCCTGAGACCAAAACAGGGAAGACATTCCACGCCATGCCAGCAAACGTCTGGGCCTTAGGTGTTTTGCTGTACTTCATGGTGCTTGGAACTTACCCCTTTCCTTACCACGACTATTATTTGGACAACCTGAAAAAAGATGTGGGTTTATCAAAGGGTGAGTGAAAATGACTGATCAATATGCACACACAAAGCCTCTGATCAAATCCACAATTAATATTATCATGTTAGTTTTAATTGTGTTTAGCAAAACAGTCATTTAGTGGCTCGTCAATGTATTACATCACTGTGTCATCATCTTTACCTGAGGTACTGTTTGTCTGTGACCAGGGGCTaaaccagtgcttctcaaatagtggggcgggacccccagggaaaatactttttcaggaagtgattttttttgcaccgtcacttaaagacattacaccccaatcacgctgataagccgcttgatttttttattattatttattgattatatttaatttaatttcagtatcaaatggtcaaaaaatattatactttatataaggattgattttttttatttcaggcaaatttatgcattttaagtcttttctgttacagactaaaaaaacaatgttaataaagttattgtaagttgatcgatatttctttttttgttttctttttgtgttttctcaatgttaataaggatacaatgttttgcagatgtgtaattttatagacaaattatactatttacagtcgcggcgaagagttgggggggcgcgaaatgtttacttcttcctagggggggcgtgacagaaaataattgagaagcactgggctAAGCGCATGGCACAcggtctaaaagggttgtttcaATTCTCGTAAAGAGTAATGGGTGAGTTTTGGGCGTAAcctgcaataaaccaatgagagtctcatcccatcccctttaaaagcctcttactgaggaagaagaccaccagttgaagactgatgttttaaaaaaattgcattgtgTTATATTTATTGAAATGATGCTTTTTGTAATAAAAGCTTTGGTTTTATTTAACCAAACGGTACAAATTTACTTGTGCGACttacgactggttttgtggtccagggtcacaattaGGTAACAAATGACCTTtagatgatagacagacagacagacttttTTGCAGTATTATTAAATGACAACAAAAGCGTCTCTTTATACCATGAGTATTATTGCCATTTGTGTGTCATGATGACTAACCAGCTCTCTCCTAAAACTTGTACAGAAGTCTGTCATCTGATAAGATGGTGTCTGGCCGAGAAACCAAAGAATCGTCCGACGCTCATGCAGATCTTAGATCATGACTGGTTTaagattttcagtttttgagTTACTCAGACTGGTAA from Misgurnus anguillicaudatus chromosome 20, ASM2758022v2, whole genome shotgun sequence includes the following:
- the LOC129454816 gene encoding uncharacterized protein is translated as MFRPITPLSDKDMEAADVENMDFILPNAVPNFDDVLDIGLSSQVGRAAGCFNPCGGEEEDDDEEMVDVYPTLTEAKRQRVFGREMDSFLPNAVLTCDYVPDNGLSSEVGCAAGGLNPSGGVEEKIPTMLGWRCDDDGMDFVLPSAVLDIVPNNGHLLDRHAGSAHPRGGVKEFTPAFEEANSPKEKCMKKILNSIKKGWNNVMHPCLQNDKVETLIPSELNAEAIPNLKDDAGLGSSELNTEIKPDKRKAFFGCLWRGKVESMPTPQLKADPAIPDVREVVDPASQSKADVSPKKQKQKASKSRKCNLQGEKVTVVPTQQPKAISDIPVGMDVPALASPQSKTKIHPDSCKTLKQRIFGCFRRGKVESMPTSQIEVDPAIPDAREVVDQADSQSKIVGLKKKQKKASKSRLFHNPWRKKGKKDADPAIPDAMDGADLASFDGIAAANARLQKIGAIPANIGLKGGGNPDPNKATRLKEDKAVRPKALANPRNPGQEDKQVVRPKVPRNPGPEVNQNIFQRAIKTLNKTEQVDPVPKETFHSKYQLLENKVLGQGGSGKVYRGIRKSDGTPVAIKRIYKRETERYLKSPGHPEPLITEVALMVKLSNGPFCPNVIKMYDWYETRQFYNLVLEYPLHSVSLRRFVTRQKKLREHTAKRLMRQAVLAVEHCLDNGVFHTDLHARNFLVQKSTMTLKVIDFGLGHYLKNDGYRSYDFIGAPCCTPPETKTGKTFHAMPANVWALGVLLYFMVLGTYPFPYHDYYLDNLKKDVGLSKEVCHLIRWCLAEKPKNRPTLMQILDHDWFKIFSF